In Shouchella patagoniensis, the following are encoded in one genomic region:
- a CDS encoding sensor histidine kinase — protein MIRSFLKDRLSVAFLFFIHTAFLVLTISLYVRIERGQFDFDTTIYLFMLSAFFFTVWLAIDYIRNRPYLKKLHHLANQRNSTLDSSLELKATAPPSMEAQTFLTLYMQSQETARSKIERLEQAQAQHHLFINQWVHQMKTPVSVISLLVEEGKQSSAHTDLLNDIAHENDRLRHGLELMLHTARLDHFSFDLKAETVDLASLTREIINAEKRQFIRRGIYPEVQVEGQALVTSDAKWLRVILEQLVHNALKYSPQKQQARITFSFNKTGKQLQATITDSGIGIPASDLPRIFDPFFTGENGRTYQESTGMGLYLARTIARELGHKLYVESIVGKGTTATLLFSSTTLHKQT, from the coding sequence ATGATCCGTTCCTTCTTAAAAGACCGTCTATCTGTAGCTTTTCTTTTTTTTATTCACACCGCATTTCTTGTGCTAACGATCAGCCTCTACGTTCGTATTGAGAGAGGTCAATTTGATTTTGATACAACGATCTATTTATTCATGCTTTCTGCGTTCTTTTTTACTGTTTGGCTGGCGATTGATTACATTCGTAATCGACCTTATTTAAAAAAACTCCATCACCTTGCTAATCAACGTAACTCTACTCTTGATTCTAGTCTAGAGTTGAAAGCGACAGCTCCTCCTTCAATGGAAGCTCAAACTTTCCTCACGCTGTATATGCAATCGCAAGAGACTGCGCGGAGTAAAATCGAAAGGCTAGAACAAGCTCAAGCTCAGCACCATTTATTTATAAACCAGTGGGTTCATCAAATGAAAACACCCGTATCCGTCATTTCGCTCCTTGTTGAAGAAGGCAAACAATCTTCTGCCCATACAGATTTATTAAACGATATCGCTCACGAAAATGACCGTTTACGTCATGGACTTGAGTTAATGCTTCATACAGCTAGACTTGATCATTTTTCATTTGATCTGAAAGCAGAAACCGTAGACCTTGCTTCTCTCACTAGAGAGATTATTAACGCGGAGAAACGCCAATTTATCCGCAGAGGGATTTACCCAGAGGTTCAAGTAGAAGGACAAGCACTGGTCACAAGTGACGCTAAATGGTTGCGTGTCATTCTTGAGCAACTCGTGCATAACGCCCTAAAATATTCACCACAAAAGCAGCAAGCGCGAATTACTTTTTCTTTCAATAAGACCGGCAAGCAATTACAAGCAACCATCACTGATTCAGGTATCGGTATTCCAGCTAGTGATCTTCCTCGAATATTTGACCCTTTTTTCACTGGTGAAAACGGTCGTACTTACCAAGAATCGACAGGGATGGGACTGTATCTCGCCAGAACGATTGCACGGGAACTTGGCCATAAACTATATGTTGAGTCGATCGTAGGTAAAGGAACAACCGCTACTCTTCTTTTCTCATCGACAACATTACATAAGCAAACATGA
- a CDS encoding response regulator transcription factor, which produces MYHIYIVEDDQQISRIMADHLKRYGYHVTQATDFQAVKQEFVALTPDLVLLDINLPLFDGFYWCRQIRTFSNAPVLFISARTDEMNQVMAIENGGDDYLTKPFHLEVLLAKVKSALRRAYGEYANKRDEQLTTRELNHLYIYPDRNEISYLDQPIELTKKEFRLFQRLADAPESIVSRDELLEALWDEVDFVDDNTLSVNVTRLRKRLEEIGIYDSIQTVRGQGYRLSVNWTGEKR; this is translated from the coding sequence ATGTACCATATATACATCGTGGAGGATGATCAGCAAATTAGCCGCATTATGGCCGATCACCTTAAGCGTTACGGCTATCACGTCACTCAAGCAACAGACTTTCAAGCGGTGAAACAAGAGTTCGTTGCGTTAACACCTGATCTTGTTTTGCTTGATATTAATTTGCCATTATTTGACGGCTTTTATTGGTGCAGACAAATTCGAACTTTTTCAAATGCGCCTGTTTTGTTTATATCAGCAAGGACTGACGAAATGAACCAAGTCATGGCAATTGAAAATGGTGGCGATGATTATTTAACAAAACCATTTCATTTAGAAGTCTTGCTCGCCAAAGTAAAAAGCGCGCTAAGGCGTGCTTATGGAGAATACGCTAATAAACGCGATGAGCAACTAACAACAAGAGAGTTAAATCATTTATACATCTATCCTGATCGCAATGAGATTAGTTATTTAGATCAGCCGATTGAATTAACTAAGAAAGAGTTTCGTCTCTTCCAACGACTTGCTGATGCTCCTGAATCCATTGTAAGCAGGGATGAGTTGCTTGAAGCGTTGTGGGATGAAGTTGATTTTGTTGATGACAATACTCTTTCTGTCAATGTGACAAGGCTTCGGAAGCGACTCGAAGAAATAGGCATATACGATTCCATCCAAACCGTTCGTGGGCAAGGGTATCGCTTATCCGTCAATTGGACAGGAGAAAAGCGATGA
- a CDS encoding YdcF family protein → MDELLILGIVSFIAFIISFLSDKRRITNGVLLTLSVVLLLLGLGATLTEGPMNRLDQIVLFNLLLIGAFTPIILLAIVVYLFQNARTLLKREGRKLPNLLSLFLGAGVLVFLIFLGVTLFTFEPLWMAATIYAGFYGFLFISFLVSSWLYSFNRPLYNKDYIIILGAGLKDGKRVPPLLAKRLDRACSFYHMQKKVTSPPKLIVTGGQGEDELISEASAMRAYLIERSIPPQQIVVEDVAKNTYENFSYSKQLFAQPTAKSVFITNHFHLFRSSLYARKLGLEAEGVGAPVTWYYLPNAYTREFIAILVMEKWIHVGIFLLLMASILLLL, encoded by the coding sequence ATGGATGAATTATTAATTTTGGGTATTGTTTCTTTCATTGCATTTATCATAAGTTTCTTGTCAGATAAACGCCGGATTACGAATGGTGTTCTATTAACATTAAGTGTAGTACTTCTATTGCTTGGATTAGGAGCAACACTCACGGAAGGACCGATGAATAGGCTTGACCAAATTGTTCTTTTTAACCTGTTACTGATTGGCGCGTTTACGCCTATTATCTTACTTGCAATCGTTGTTTATTTATTTCAGAATGCGCGGACCTTATTAAAGAGAGAAGGACGAAAACTTCCGAATTTACTTTCCTTATTTTTAGGGGCTGGCGTGCTCGTTTTTTTGATTTTCCTTGGGGTGACGCTTTTTACATTTGAGCCTCTATGGATGGCAGCAACGATTTATGCAGGTTTCTATGGTTTTTTATTTATTAGTTTTCTTGTTTCTTCTTGGCTATACAGTTTCAATCGTCCTTTGTATAACAAGGACTACATTATCATTCTTGGAGCAGGGTTGAAAGATGGGAAGAGAGTGCCACCCCTTTTGGCAAAACGGCTTGATCGCGCTTGTTCTTTTTACCATATGCAAAAGAAAGTTACATCCCCACCGAAACTAATTGTAACTGGTGGACAAGGTGAGGATGAGCTGATTTCTGAAGCTTCCGCAATGCGAGCGTATCTAATCGAGCGAAGTATTCCCCCGCAGCAAATTGTTGTCGAAGATGTAGCAAAAAATACGTATGAAAACTTTAGCTATTCGAAACAATTATTTGCTCAACCAACTGCTAAATCGGTGTTTATAACAAACCATTTTCATTTGTTCCGATCGAGTCTTTATGCGAGAAAATTAGGGTTAGAAGCGGAAGGCGTTGGTGCGCCCGTTACGTGGTATTACTTACCCAATGCCTACACGCGGGAATTTATCGCAATCTTGGTCATGGAGAAATGGATCCATGTTGGTATTTTCTTATTGCTTATGGCTTCCATACTACTACTGCTCTAG
- a CDS encoding CpsB/CapC family capsule biosynthesis tyrosine phosphatase has translation MFDISNYLLPFSLGVSRAKSRTLEHFSSLLENGIHSLCYAPYFDETDTATWGEAVQRVVNNYKAETTFPKDFSLVAGHTLKLSSSLRDDLHEGKALPLSGTAYVLIDVKDASLDKASNQLYELALGGYMPILLHPERDQRFQKDPAILYRMVKNGSYTLMQAASLLGVHGKQAKKCAQLLIKSRLIHMVASYEDSPTKDELDLVKIEPFLKKVDPSYGEALKMNLMNLLEGRPGVITEPMHPEKKRLSFFS, from the coding sequence ATGTTTGATATTAGCAATTATTTATTGCCATTCTCACTAGGTGTATCGCGTGCAAAGTCAAGAACACTTGAACATTTTAGCTCCTTACTTGAAAACGGCATTCATTCCTTATGTTACGCCCCTTACTTTGATGAAACCGATACTGCTACCTGGGGAGAAGCGGTTCAGAGAGTTGTAAACAACTATAAAGCTGAAACAACTTTTCCAAAAGACTTTTCTTTGGTGGCAGGCCATACGCTCAAGTTGTCCTCAAGCTTACGCGATGACTTACATGAAGGCAAAGCACTACCGTTAAGTGGGACAGCTTACGTGTTGATTGATGTTAAAGATGCATCTCTTGATAAAGCAAGCAACCAACTATATGAGCTCGCGCTTGGTGGGTATATGCCAATTTTGCTTCATCCAGAACGGGATCAACGATTTCAAAAAGACCCAGCCATTCTCTATCGTATGGTGAAAAATGGGTCATACACCTTGATGCAAGCGGCTAGTTTGCTTGGAGTACATGGAAAGCAAGCAAAGAAATGTGCGCAACTGCTAATTAAAAGTAGGCTAATTCACATGGTTGCTAGTTATGAAGATAGTCCAACAAAAGATGAGCTTGACTTAGTTAAAATAGAACCATTTTTAAAAAAGGTTGATCCTTCTTATGGAGAAGCATTAAAGATGAATCTGATGAACTTACTAGAAG